A stretch of the Sulfurimonas sp. HSL3-1 genome encodes the following:
- a CDS encoding carbon-nitrogen hydrolase family protein, translating into MTLGVLQLPSVGMSTTKLYHYVRIAHKRGVRVLLMGEYLLNSFFKELQQTPVSMLRELCDHQLGILRDLAATYDMTFVAPLVTVKGGTPFKSIVKVSPRSTAYYQQQVLIDYPHWNEAAFFANPVETLHEPLTFRVDNVRFGILGGYELHFDALWQSIWEKRIDCILLPTASTFESQQRWRELIKMRAFTHNCFVLRANRIGDVKDDGHLWRFYGDSLLANPDGEIESTLGDTEELMVVEIDHAQVMESRRGWKFKEAVEKRRE; encoded by the coding sequence GTGACACTGGGCGTGCTGCAGCTTCCCTCGGTCGGCATGAGCACGACGAAGCTGTACCACTACGTCCGGATCGCCCACAAGCGCGGTGTCCGCGTTTTGCTGATGGGCGAGTACCTCCTGAACTCCTTTTTCAAAGAGCTGCAGCAGACCCCCGTGTCGATGCTGCGCGAACTCTGTGATCACCAGCTGGGCATTCTGCGCGACCTCGCCGCCACCTACGACATGACCTTCGTCGCCCCCCTGGTGACGGTCAAAGGGGGCACCCCCTTTAAGAGCATCGTCAAAGTCTCTCCCCGTTCGACGGCCTATTACCAGCAGCAGGTGCTGATCGACTACCCCCACTGGAACGAGGCCGCCTTCTTTGCCAACCCGGTCGAAACGCTGCATGAGCCGCTCACTTTCCGCGTCGACAACGTCCGCTTTGGGATTCTCGGCGGTTACGAGCTGCACTTCGACGCGCTGTGGCAGAGCATCTGGGAAAAGCGGATCGACTGCATCCTGCTGCCGACGGCCTCGACTTTCGAGTCGCAGCAGCGGTGGCGTGAGCTGATCAAGATGCGCGCTTTTACGCACAACTGCTTCGTGCTGCGGGCGAACCGCATTGGCGACGTGAAAGACGACGGGCACCTCTGGCGCTTTTACGGCGACTCGCTCCTGGCCAACCCCGACGGGGAGATCGAAAGCACGCTGGGGGACACGGAGGAGCTGATGGTCGTCGAGATCGACCATGCGCAGGTGATGGAGTCGCGCCGGGGATGGAAGTTCAAAGAGGCGGTGGAGAAGCGGCGTGAGTAG
- the xseB gene encoding exodeoxyribonuclease VII small subunit, whose product MEANDFEGRLEEAKQILEKLMNPEMTLEESVKAYESGTRALKEAQRILEEARKKIEQIRSGEETES is encoded by the coding sequence GTGGAAGCGAACGATTTTGAAGGGCGCCTGGAAGAGGCGAAACAGATCCTCGAGAAGCTGATGAACCCCGAGATGACCCTCGAGGAGAGCGTCAAGGCCTACGAGTCGGGGACCAGGGCGCTCAAAGAGGCGCAGCGGATCCTCGAAGAGGCGCGCAAAAAGATCGAACAGATCCGCAGCGGGGAGGAGACGGAGTCGTGA
- the metX gene encoding homoserine O-acetyltransferase MetX, producing MDPLNLQTHTEHITNPLYLESGRILEPYDIVYETYGHLSETKDNVVVVTHALTGSHHAAGLYEGDNKPGWWDGLIGPGKAIDTDRFFVICSNVIGSCFGSTGPMSPMLPSDEPYRYKFPVITVKDMVKAQRILFDKLGIHRVHAIVGGSMGGMQALQFAVHYPNFADRIVAMACTHATQPWTIAFNKIAQEAILKDPDFKSGYYDPADIKENGLTGMAVGRMAGHISFLSPHSMERKFGREYKRTDGLYELFGKFQVESYLEYNGYNFTKWFDPLSYLYITKAINIYDLSRGFDTLEEALLRIRSRLYLVSFENDMLFIPEEMRVMADILAKEKTTPVDYLEVKSDYGHDAFLVELEKFKEYVREALEHGI from the coding sequence ATAGACCCTTTAAACCTTCAGACCCATACCGAGCATATTACCAATCCGCTCTATCTGGAGAGCGGGCGTATCCTCGAACCGTATGATATTGTCTATGAAACCTACGGGCACCTCAGCGAGACAAAGGACAACGTCGTTGTCGTCACGCACGCCCTGACGGGGTCACACCATGCCGCGGGCCTTTATGAAGGGGATAACAAACCAGGATGGTGGGACGGCCTGATCGGGCCGGGCAAGGCGATCGACACGGACCGTTTCTTCGTCATCTGTTCCAACGTCATCGGCAGCTGTTTCGGTTCGACCGGCCCGATGTCGCCGATGCTTCCGAGCGATGAGCCCTATCGCTACAAGTTCCCCGTCATCACGGTCAAAGATATGGTCAAGGCGCAGCGTATCCTCTTTGACAAGCTGGGGATCCACCGTGTCCATGCCATCGTCGGCGGTTCTATGGGCGGCATGCAGGCGTTGCAGTTTGCGGTGCACTACCCCAACTTCGCCGACCGTATCGTTGCCATGGCCTGTACCCATGCGACCCAGCCCTGGACGATCGCCTTTAACAAGATCGCCCAGGAGGCGATCCTGAAAGATCCCGATTTCAAAAGCGGCTATTACGACCCCGCGGATATCAAAGAAAACGGCCTGACGGGAATGGCGGTCGGCCGGATGGCGGGACACATCAGTTTCCTCTCGCCCCACAGCATGGAGCGGAAATTCGGGCGCGAATACAAACGTACCGACGGCCTTTACGAGCTCTTCGGGAAGTTCCAGGTGGAGTCTTATCTCGAGTACAACGGCTACAACTTCACCAAGTGGTTCGATCCGCTGAGCTACCTCTATATTACGAAGGCGATCAACATCTACGACCTCTCCCGGGGGTTCGATACCCTCGAAGAGGCGCTTTTGCGTATCAGAAGCCGCCTCTACCTGGTCAGTTTCGAGAACGACATGCTCTTCATTCCCGAAGAGATGCGGGTGATGGCGGACATTCTGGCGAAGGAGAAGACGACGCCGGTCGATTACCTGGAAGTCAAGAGCGATTACGGGCATGACGCCTTCCTGGTCGAACTGGAGAAATTCAAAGAGTACGTGCGCGAGGCGCTGGAACACGGTATCTAG